The following coding sequences are from one Oscillospiraceae bacterium window:
- a CDS encoding DUF1848 domain-containing protein, whose translation LLAGSTEKCVISFAIAYKSVAKNLAEIGHAQLEIANKLRLAEALLDIAKDYDITLCACCELPELYELGVQPISCVDASLFGINAPRDKNQRDGCNCAISVDIGVYNSCMNGCQYCYANHSEVRVRGNYARHNVDAEML comes from the coding sequence ACTGCTGGCTGGCAGCACGGAAAAATGCGTGATTAGCTTCGCGATTGCATATAAATCCGTTGCGAAAAATCTTGCAGAAATAGGCCATGCTCAGTTAGAAATAGCGAACAAGCTTCGATTGGCAGAAGCATTGCTGGACATCGCAAAAGACTACGATATTACGCTTTGTGCCTGCTGTGAACTGCCCGAACTGTATGAACTTGGCGTGCAGCCCATATCATGTGTAGATGCAAGCTTGTTTGGGATAAACGCGCCACGCGACAAAAATCAGCGTGACGGTTGCAATTGCGCTATCAGCGTTGACATTGGCGTGTATAATTCGTGCATGAATGGGTGCCAGTATTGCTATGCAAATCATAGCGAGGTTAGGGTTCGGGGAAATTACGCACGGCACAATGTGGATGCGGAAATGTTGTAG
- a CDS encoding radical SAM protein, producing the protein MAVIYQPTGKAREYSPLACNLYMACSHKCRYCYAPHVLQCSADTYFRIPHPRKDVLKNIEAELRANVPTKQVMLSFIGDVYCETHDNNATTRAALELFLEYGVPVAVLTKGGERCLKDLDVFKRFGDRIWLGATLTFMDESKSRYHESGTALPQERLDVLAELKRNGVTTFASFEPMIEARESLAVLNRTLEMDCVDNYKVGKTDNSQWLTEPVDWDAYLRECLALIRPTGKGLYVKHNLRTAAPNVDVRDGEMDADAHGVKL; encoded by the coding sequence GTGGCGGTTATTTACCAACCCACCGGCAAGGCACGGGAATATAGCCCGTTGGCGTGTAACCTTTACATGGCATGTTCGCACAAGTGCCGGTATTGCTATGCGCCGCATGTTTTGCAATGTAGTGCCGATACATATTTTCGCATACCGCACCCACGCAAAGATGTGCTGAAAAACATCGAAGCCGAGCTCAGGGCGAACGTTCCCACTAAACAGGTGATGCTGTCTTTCATCGGCGATGTTTACTGCGAAACGCATGACAACAACGCCACCACCCGCGCGGCGCTGGAGTTGTTCCTAGAATACGGTGTGCCGGTTGCCGTGCTGACAAAGGGCGGCGAGCGCTGCCTGAAAGACCTAGACGTGTTCAAGCGTTTCGGCGATCGAATTTGGTTGGGCGCAACGCTGACGTTTATGGACGAATCGAAAAGCCGCTACCATGAAAGCGGGACGGCGCTTCCGCAGGAACGACTTGATGTGTTGGCTGAGCTGAAGCGCAACGGCGTGACCACTTTCGCTAGTTTTGAGCCGATGATTGAAGCTCGCGAGAGCCTTGCCGTGCTGAATAGAACGCTGGAAATGGATTGCGTTGACAACTACAAAGTCGGCAAGACGGATAACTCGCAATGGTTAACTGAGCCGGTAGATTGGGACGCATATCTGCGCGAGTGCTTGGCGCTGATTCGCCCGACCGGTAAGGGGCTGTATGTCAAGCACAATCTGCGTACGGCAGCGCCGAATGTGGATGTGCGCGATGGTGAGATGGATGCGGATGCGCATGGGGTGAAGCTGTGA